The Zingiber officinale cultivar Zhangliang chromosome 2A, Zo_v1.1, whole genome shotgun sequence genomic sequence attttcaccttgcctaaccgcagctaggacttttgcctaagtatcacttaggactttcctgcaagctccataaaccttgttagataacaccacagcttaactttgaaccctttgtcataatcaaaactcaggtttgatcatctggtgcttactgtactaacaatctccccctttttgattatgacaaccttggttcaaagttaagtaaaatataacattaaataaaagaataaataacggaagttaaccatgagcatcaatgcataaaaaaaatttaaagcttatgctccccctttcattatgtttaatttcttgattttttaactttgacttttctctccccctttgacataaatcaaaaataattaagaagagagaaaaatattctattttaattttaagctccccctgaagggtagcatagttaagcacttagattttgataaaaatttgattaagtacttagcgtAAAAAggattttgtcataaaaacatagTCAAATCCTTTGCTTAAAAaaacttagtcaaatttaaaaAGCTAAAGttgaaattctttgaaaaatatttaactaaatttgaaatgcttttgaaaaatacttagctaaatttggaaaagtttttgagaaaaatacttagctaaatttggaaaagtttttgagaaaaatacttagctaaattttgaaaaacttttgaaaaaagaATACTTTAGGAAAATACAAGAAGCTTTGTTGAAAGTATTTCATTAAATTCGAAAGGCTTTTTGAACAATATTTAGTTAAACTCGAAGAGTCTTTtcgaaaaatacttagttaatttttaaaaatgttttttgaAAAAAGACTTAATTTTGTAAATGATTGTTTTGAAAGGTACTTAGATAaagtaagaaaaaaaacttagtaatttttctaaaaaatattgccaaaaaaaaatttatttagctatCTGAAAACCACTTTATTTTAAAagagattgatttttttttaaatgattttcagaatgatttttaaagtgattttaaaataatttttcaaatgattttcaaaataaattttcaaaataatttttaaaggatttttaaatgaattttcaaaatgattttaaaaataatttttaaaggatttttaaatgaattttttaaaatgattttcaaaataatttttaaatgaatttttaaaaatgattttcaaaaataatttttaaaggatttttaaatgaattttcaaaatgggtttcaaaataaattttaaaaataatttttaaaggatttttaaatgattttttttaaaatgattttcgaaaataaattttttaaaaatgattttcaatataatttttaaaggatttttaaatgaatttttaaatgaattttcaaaataatttttcactcatggctagtaacttccgaaggagagactTGTGCTCAAGGAGTTGTCTCGAGGAGCTCaatgtggatacgaatagaggcgaggttcgacaacgtcgctacggttTATGTcattctcgttacaggtcatccgtgaGATAtatctagcgtaaatttacttttcataaaattttaattatgtgatcatgttgGACATGTTGTATTCTTATATACATgtagtgtgtgtgatgtaataattaggaattattattgttttatttttcgctgcgcatATTTACGAAACATGTTCTAGCACGCACCCACATTGGGCATATCCCAACATCCTCCACCTGAGTTGAGCAATCTCTGACGAGTCTTCGACAAAAGGTATCTAGTcttagagaggaagagaggacTTGCAATCTCGAGCTAATAGATATGTTCCATTCTTGGAGCTCAAGCCATCCTTTATCATCTTCTCAGTAGATCATCACACTTGCACTTAGCTAATGCTGTATACTTGACTTGCTATTAGCcttttttttactattattaactCTATTTGTCTACTTGTTATTTGCTATGCTTTTATTATGCTTGTATTCTTTTTACCTTGCTTAGTTTGtatgttttgatgaatgccaaacgGGGGGAGGGGGTTtaagatagaaaaagaaaaaccATAACCATAACtcataagaaataaaaaaacaaacataaTGTTTATTTTCTCATTTATGCTGTTATTTTTTGCATATCTTTTTTCTAACTTCAGAGTGTTATTACAtaaaaaagtgggagattgttggtacagttAGCATTGATGatcaaactttaattttaatgtaTAACAAAAGGTTAAAAATTATATGTTGTGTTCTAATCTATTTACCAAGTGTGCACGACTGAAAGACTTGATAGGAACCAGACTACCAGGCTAAATTCCAATCGAGTTAGGGAGGACTAGATGATTAGCAAGAAGTCCAGCCAAGTCAGAGAGGATTAGACAATTGGCAAAAAGTCCAATCATGTGAGGGAGGGTCAGACGATTGGTTGAAGTCCAGATATGACATATGGCAGGAATACCTAGTGGGACAACAGATCAAGGTCAACTAAGTCCACAAATGGTAAGTAAAGATAAGAAACTGGAGGAAAGATCTAGTGAGGGTGTGTTCCTAGTTGAAGGAACAGTAGGCCCCGGTCCAACCTAGAATTTTAGAGAAATCTAAAGTCAAGATCAGACAGTCCTGAgattatcaaaatatttaataCTTATTTTCATATTATTGTCTATTTTGCTAATTCTGTGGTGTAGAAAATTAAAGTTGAAAGTTGGCTAGAAAAATGGTCTCCAGACACTTGGGAAGGGTCTAGGCACTCAGAGGTCCGAGTGCCTATATTGAGTCCAGGCACCTGGATTAACCCGAACATAGTTTCTTGCACAGATGAGTTGGTGCATGCTGATTGACCATCACACATCAACATTAAGGCGTCTGGGGATGGTCCGGGTGCCCGAGACTAGTCTGGGTGTTCAAAGCTGGTCTAAGCGCCCAGGAGTGGATTGAGGCTACTAGATAGAAATTCGTCTAGGTGTGGCCATGCAAGTGATCTGGCCGCCCAAACTGGGTTTAGGAGCCCGGAGTTGGATAATTCAGCGACGAAACAAGATTGAATAGGCCTTGATCCATGCGCCTAGGGGTGGTACAGGTGCTCAAAAATGCCTATAAAAGAGACTTCGACCAGCAACCTTATATCATCAAGCGCTACGGTTTTCATATTCACGTGCTACACCAAAACGCTCTCCACAACGCTTAGAAGCTGCCCCGACAACTAACGTTCAAGATTCTACGTTCGATTGTTGGTATAATGTATTTTGCACTTTAACTTTTCATCTCATTGTAATTATTCGATTGATATTAATGGATTATCCATCGGAAATGTTCAAAAAATCTGGGttttggaataggagtcgtcgaaggctccgaaccaagtaaaatacttatgTTCGCTTTCTCGTATTGTTTTCTTTCTTAGTTTAATTCTTCCGCtacaaactcaatttcaaaagaaaagaaatgtttttaaaatcgCATGATTCACCCCCTGCCGACCCTACAACATCTTCCTTGCTCAAGTCTAATTGATGTCTTATCTTCATCAATATTTGAAGAAAGAGGTAGCTCATGACATAATATAAAAGGAGCCCACTACCATAGGCCAAAATATGCTTTATGCTACACATAAATAGTACATCTACTACTTATCTTCTCATTCCCATCTCCCTATAGATTGACTTGAACGTCGAAGTGGATGAGCTGGAGTATTCTATGACCTCCATTATTCTAATCTCTCACTCACTCTTTTATCCCTTGTAGGCCCTCGAGATGACTTGGGCCTGTTTGCAGTGCCCGGGGATCCTCCTCCAACTTCATAGATATCTCCGGTAGTCCCACCTAGAAGATCGCTCACCGATGGCTCATTCGTCAAAGATCTCGGAGCAAGATTAATTGacaacttgataaaattttcgaAAGTCAACAAGTAGCATCTTTTTAGAAATCTCTATTGGAGGTAAAAAAttgaataatatgaaaatattaataTTCGGATTTGAGCTAGGAGAATATATATGTTATTCGAATTTAATTTGGAGTTTggaaagataaataattttagccCAAACTTTATTGGAAATGAAATTCGAGCTCGAATTTGATTCGAATAGCTCTCGAATTTGATTCGAGCATCATCAAACTTTAGCTCAAAAGAGCTTAAATTAGAGCTTGATTCTAATTATTCGAACATTTAATTATTCAAATTAGTAGTGTTGTATTTATAAAATCGGTACTGCTGCAGTGTTTATCTTCAAAAACCTACATCATTACGGACAAAAGCTTCTGAACACTCGAAAAacaaatatatattataaatttaaatttaactcgaAAAATTAATCGAACATATTCGAGTTCAActatatttgataattttaaatacgAATTAAATATTATTTGCACGAATTCAGAAAAATACGTGAGGAAGCTCGATTTGTTTGCATCCTAGTCTCTACCAATAACTTATAGCTAATCGATCTTGCAAACAGCAAGATGAGTGCAATGAATTGTATCTTGCTATATTCTTATAATTCATTCAATTCCTAAGCAATTAGTGATGAAAAAAAATAGTTAGGAGAGTTTGTGAGGCATAAAGCatactttgaaaatttatttataaataatattttagaaagaaaatAACTACTTTGATCTCGTTATTTTCTTCACACATCTATTTgaagtaaataataaaaattatttgaacCCCAATTATATAATTCATTCAATTCCTTATTAGTAGATTCAATTAATAATGATAATTAAGCAACATTTAAAGTCTTAATCGTGATAAACTATAAAATTCAATCTTCTACTCACAAATTTATAACTTTTATATTACAATATATAATCAATAGTCgacgaaaaaaaataattaagaaattttatGAGGTATAAAGAACATacatatattattttaataattaaaatttataatttttattcaaaaatcaactatatttaaaaatcataagaTGATAAATACCAACGAggtcataataataataataataaaatgattaAGTTGGAATTAGAAGCTACTAATTTTTGCttctttttttattaaattttttggaTAAAAAATCAATGTCAATTGAATATTTTTGTGCTAGAAATATCAAGTATTCGTGAGTTATTTAAACGCATTAATAGCtcccttttttgttttttttttaattatcatagttgcaacaaataaataaatatatcaaTTTATTTCTTCCCCAAAAATATTGTTTATAGTAACATTTAGAAAAATCTAAAAtcgatttttaaattaataattaacatCATTTTTCCAAACTATGACCGTACAAAATGatcaatatattttatatataaataattcTCAACAAGTATTAATGTAAATATCTCTCAAAAtcacaaattaaaacttaacaTTTTAGCTCAACTAGTCCACCCCCACCTCCCTTCATGTCTTACAACTATAAATACCGATATGTTATTACAAAGAGATAAGTTACTACGTTTTTAGTAGATCAAGCAATCCTTAAACTCCAAAAATGTCAAGCGGAAAGAAGACCACCAAGTGCAAACGAAGATCGATGATACAAAAGATAGAGGATAAAGATGCTCTGTACATTAGCTTTTCGAAGAGAAGGAATGGAGTATATGCTAAGGCGAGTGATCTCTCTACTCTTTGTGGTATCGACATACTAGTATTGATTTACTCCCCTACCGGTCGGCCCTACTCCTTCGGCAGCCCTACGGTGGAGTCAATCGCCAATCAATTCCTTTGCAACATGGGCTTTTTAATCTCTCATGATTCATCCAGTCATGAGCAAGAACATCGCAAAAGGGTGGTCCAAAATTTGAACCATAACCTCCTAGAGGTGAGTCACTATGTGGAGGGCCAGAAGCAAAAGAAGACTGAGCTCGATGAGCAACTTAGGGTGGGCACTCAAGGGCTCGAGTGGATCCAAGACTTGAAGGATGTAGCGGATCTTGAGGCACTTGATTTACTCGAGCAATCATTATGGATGCTCAAGGCTCAAGTTGATAGACGCGTCAAGTATTTAATGTCTCTTTCGGTGGGTTCAAGCTCTACCATGGCAATGTCTCTAGACCCAATTCGTCAAGTCTACGGCATGAGCATAAGTCACACGACTTGACTGTATCGACGCATCCAAGTACTTGCAATcgaagaatagttttttttttatcgagAGCAATATTTATGACTACTGTTTCATTAGAATTGTTAGATTCACAATATGGCACATTATAtatggtttttaaaataaaagtgtgaaaaattttataatatttttatgtgAAAGCTCTTCCTCTGAATGTTTAAATAATCTATAATGAAAGTCATAAACAAACAACTCTAATCCTTTGACTGATTTCGAAATTCAAATCTTCTCACATTCACACGATAAAAATTTTATCATTACGGTAAATTTTCCTTCGATTAACCAATTATTCctatcaataaaaaataataaaaaattattttttttccttcaggTTATTCCTCTGGATATTCCATTTCTAATAAAGTATTTcctaaaacaaagaaaataattaGTGAAagaaaatggtaaaaaaaatctattaaaaaaataatattctgaaatatttttgttcggttttttcaaaggaaaaaaaaagaaacaacgagggtaaacttgaaattaaatccaTCCCTAAGACCCTAACTCGTGTTTTctcttaattaattatatttgctcAGATTAATCGTTCTAAATTCCCTTTTCAAATAGGAGGgcaaacttgaaattaaatccaACCCAACTCCCTCCTCCAGATCGCGACATCGCGCTCGATCCCGTGCCCTACCCCCGTTCCCAGACCCGCGAAAGCTTGGTGCGGCGCCGACGACGGCGGCGCGTGGACAGGAGCGTGGTGCTTTCCACTTTCGTCGTCGGTTCCGGAATCCTCAAGACTTGTTGGGCGCCGGCCGGTAGGGCTTCCACCGCGGAGCCACCGTGGGAGGTTCTTCGCTCTCCGGCCCCAATTCTCCGATTTTGCAGCCGCCGAAGTAGTCGACGCTTTGGTGGGTAAAAGCCAAGCAGCAGCAGAAGGAGGATCTCATGCTCAACTCTTAAAACACGAGATCTCTTGTGTATCACTCCGTTTCTAGAAAACTTTGCTAGGGTTTCTCTGATCACATCTGtagattttttctttaattttctagtggagCATATCCGTTGCGTTTCGTGAGCAGCTCGGTAATTTTGTttattgtttaatattttttacgGTAGCATATGCACATCTTATGTTTCCCTCTATCTAAATGCTTTTGCTTATCCTGTTTATCTAGTGTTTCTCTTTGATTTTATGCAGATATCATATACAGGCAGTTTTCTGCAGGTTAGTTTTGGTGAGGTGGACTTGAAGGCGTGCTTGGAGCAAAAGGTTCTTGAGTTGTGGTTGATCGTTCTCACATCCTTATTACTGTTGATtctgaattattattatttattttgttttgtgaTCATTCATTCCTATGGTCAAGATGGTTTTAAATCCTTAAGTTTCAGTCATATTTGCTCTGAACTGTGTCATGGCATAAAGAAGTTGTAGGATTCATCTGAAGTCATGCACACCGTTCACCTCTAATAAATTCAAAGGTGTCAAAAAAGTTAatgttaaatatttatttttcgttttcaattttcgaATTGTATTTTTgtgtaaatgaaaattaaaaaataaaaaattcaataacCGAACACAACCAAATGTTtggaatttttaatatatatatgccAAGTGTTTTCTTTTCTATAGTCACATCCATTTTCCTTTTTAGCATTAATTCATTGCTTTTATACCCCCATTTAATGTTTATAGACCAAAAATTGTGGCCCAGTCCAAATTTATGAACCTTGTTCAACCACTAGTACAAGGGTTGATCgatagaaaatataaaaaataggtTGATTTAACTGACTCTTGGTTATTAATCCAATTTCAGTTCAGTCTCAATTTCTTCTGCACTTTTATCAGTGAACTGAAAATGATGAAAAAGACTTCAGTTGTAAATAGCAATAAAACTGATCTCACAGAGATTGTTGTTTTCTCCCATTGTTCTTTCTAAGTTTGTTTTCACCTTTTACTTTATATTTTGTATCTCTTATTTGCATGAATTGAGGAGTGCTGACAGCAAAGAACAAATACATCCTTGTTTTACTTTTCCATTTTTTCCTCCTATTTAGTTTCATTTATTCTAGTCAATTTGTCTCCTTCTGTCTACCTTGTGTCCTTTTGCTTTTGATTTAGTTAATATAGAGTTTCCTtattgatttttttcttttgccTTGAAAGGCTCTCTCTGAGGTGAGTATAATTTTCtgtttcttttccatctttagtTGTTGAATCCAAGTATTTGCTGATCCAATGTCAGATTCTGGTGGGATGACAAGTAAGGGTGCTGAGCCCATCACCATAGTTGATTCGAGATCCACCGAGGTATATATACATTTGTGATATCTAGTTATATGCAGGAGAATAGAAACACTAGTTATTTATTTTAGATGATAATCAATTTTGCAATGCAGCTGTACAAATTATTAATAGCAATCTTATGTGTCTGTTAAATCAAACTTTAATACCTAGGCAATCTATTCTAAGCTATCAAATGCTTTATTGAACTATTGAAGCATTCaattattaatttgaattatatgtGATGTAGGATTGGTTAAAAAACTCTTTACCTAATCTTACGTTTGCTTCTCTTGTTTCCTCATTTCAGCAGCCTAAAAGATTTATCCTGCTTTTCTTTATTGTTATAATTTGCAAGTCTTAAGTAGTTGCTTTTCATGGCGTACCTTACTCTTTTTTTGTTGAACATGTTTATTCAATTCACGATTGTATGTGATGGTAATTCTAATGACTTATCAATCTGCATAAATTTGCAATTTGTTTTTTTCGTTTTGGCTAAAGTCTGAATTCTACTATTTTCAGCAGGTGTGTTTACAAGTTATTTTATACTATTCCTTTAGAAGTATCTGCATACTGTTGCTAAAGATTTGAACTTGACTACATTAAATTGTCAATCGAATAATCAAAATTTCCTTCAATGAAGTTTCCTTTTATTGTTTGATATACTTAATTGATATTTCTTGCATATTTAATGCTTATTTCTATAATAAATTTATCTTAGTCCCATTGGAGAAGTGGTATCAATGATCGTGCCTGTGTTGGGCATGACGCGGGCTTGATTGCCTATTTTTTCATTTCGGGGGAATGTGCTGGCTCAGGCTTGAAAATccaataattataaaaaataaaaaggataatttaaaaattattattgtttaaatcagattttttatataaaatttgattaataaaaaatCTTGGTATTAAagttgatatttttattaaataatatttaatattGTTATTAATGTATAACTAAAAAATGAAGCTGAATTCAAACCATGGATTGTGTCGGGTATGACTTGCCCTGTGCGTTTCAATCTTGGTGCTTAGTTTGGACCACTGGGTGTTCTGAGTCAGACACCGACATGACTCTAGTCAACATGAGACATACCGAGCATGGCCCAAGCTGTTCTGTGACATATAGGGACATGGATAGCTTGGCTCATTTTACACCTTTACATGGGAGAGGCCTGGGAGGGTACTCATAATCTGAATATTaataactcattttgtatataaaTTTCTTGCCTTTTCTCGTGTTATAAGGTTATGCACATTATAGTGTTTTGAAGTTTTGCACAACATGATTGTATTTTTTGAACAATTCCACCTTTTATCAGATAGTTGATTCTTTGTCAACATTTATTTCAAGATACAGGCTGTGGATGTGGCACAAACACATGGGTCTTTGTATTCATCATCACAGCCTGCTGTTCAATCTTGGCCCTCATCCACTGGAGAGCAGAGCGTGCCGAATTCTAGCTATTATTATGATCCACAAAGTCAGGTCTCTATGTCAGGAGATGCCCAAGGAATGTCATTCACATCTCATGCATCGACCTCGTCAAATCAAGTTGGAGTGAATTCTACACAACCATACTCGGGTTATGCACCTTACTGTTCTACCGTACCATATAACTATAATTCAGTGGGATTCCAGAACTATTATTATAGCAATCATCCACTAGGAAATGATTCTACGACTCAGCAAGTTGAAGGAGATCAAAATCCAGGTGCTGCATATCAGCCTCTTAGCGCATTTCCGAATTCAGGGTCTTATGTTGCTCCTACTAGTTATTTAGGCACTTATTACAATGCTGGTGATAATCAGACCGGGACAGGGTATGAAAACAACAGCTACAATTATCAGACAGGATTATGGAATGATGCAAACTATCATAACTACCCGCAGCATCTTTATTCAAGCTACACAACTTCAGCAACAACCGTGGCACAGAGTTCTACAACTGCATCAACGAATTCTCTTTATTATCAGCAACAATATAACAAGTGGCCTTATTGTTACAACCAAGCTATGCCTGCTGTTAATGGGATAGCAGGGACTGATAACTCACATGCTGGCCCCAGTCTTCAGTCTGCTGGATACTCAGCTGTTGGTGTTGGGGCTGGTTATCCATATTCCAGTAACCAGCCACCTCCACCTGGCACAACATCATGGAGAGAAGATTCCAAGCCGCCTGGTGTATCTTCTTTTCAGGTATGTGTTCTTTTGAGCCATTCTTTGTGAAGGAATGTCTCCCCCTAATTTCTAAATATTTGAGGTGTTATGAACAAGGATTTGTGTGAGCAATTTCTAAAAGAACCATAGTATGATGAATTATAACAGGTTCACATTTGTTCAGGGCATGACAGGATACTTGAGCATTGTCTTTTAATACGAAGACTGTTTTAGTTTGACATTGTAATTGACATAGTTTAAGATACTTGTCCCTACCTTCAATCTCAGGATGCCTCTCAACATGCGGCTAGTAGGTGTGTTATGCTTTTTATTTACACTGGATGATACTATCAATATACTATTATTTTAGTATCACTAGTATCACTTGTCCCTACCTTCTATCTCAGGATGCCTTTCAACATGCACCAAGTTCTTGAAGTTTGTTCCATGCCATCCTTCGCTTCACCTTCAAGTTCACCTCGTTATGAGCTTCCAATCCTTCAAATTCGCAGTTGCTTTATGCTCATCATCCTAGAGTTCACCTCCAAGCTCCTCAAGCTTGTTTCATTCCATCCTTTGCCTTGCTTCACTTTGTTATGGATCCTTGAGCCATCAAGCACAAATGATTTCACATCACATAAAACCGACTTGACTCCATCAAGTCAACACGCTCCACGAGCTTCATGTGTCAAGTTCCTTCACACTCGATATACACATTAAAAATGAACTTTGACTTAAATTCTTTGCCAAACACATCAAAACAACAGAATTAAAGTTGACTACTTGGGAGCATCGTAACACTAACATATACCATCTCACCTTAACTCCCATGTCATCTTAACTCTCAAGTCACTTCGAAGAGCTGAATGGGAATTCTTGATGGAAAAAACATTCTTGTATATACTTTAAACCAAAAACCATATAGTCATTTCTCCCTGATTGGGATAGAGGGATATCAAAAATTTGATAACCAAACACCTTAAGGTGTGTGACCGAATTGGAATCTCTGATTCCACCTGTtgcattttattttctcttttttgttttctttagtGAAATTTATACCTCTCTTTTTTTTGCCTTCCTTTTCTATCCTCCTAGGAAAAATAGCCTAGGAACTAAGCCTTGTAAATATGTTATTGCACCATAACTTTTGGGGTCACGATCAAGATCTTAGGACCTTATATGCCTAATTCTAGATAT encodes the following:
- the LOC122043534 gene encoding agamous-like MADS-box protein AGL28, which codes for MIQKIEDKDALYISFSKRRNGVYAKASDLSTLCGIDILVLIYSPTGRPYSFGSPTVESIANQFLCNMGFLISHDSSSHEQEHRKRVVQNLNHNLLEVSHYVEGQKQKKTELDEQLRVGTQGLEWIQDLKDVADLEALDLLEQSLWMLKAQVDRRVKRANLKLNPTQLPPPDRDIALDPVPYPRSQTRESLVRRRRRRRVDRSVVLSTFVVGSGILKTCWAPAGRASTAEPPWEISYTGSFLQVSFGEVDLKACLEQKFSLNFFCTFISELKMMKKTSVVNSNKTDLTEIVVFSHCSF